The nucleotide window GGGGCTGATCAAGGCGCTTGCGCTTTTCATTGTCCAGCTCCAGCGCCTAGCCCCTCGAGTCGGTTCGGTCCGTCCAATGAAGTCAAAGAACGACTTCACTGGTCGGTCCTCCAGCGCTTGTCGGGGCTGATCAAGGCGCTTGCACTTTTCATTGTCCAGCTCCAGCGCCTAGCCCCTCGAGTCGCTTCGGTCCGTCCAATGAAGTCAAAGAACGACTTCACTGGTCGGTCCTCCAGCGCTTGTCGGGGCTGATCAAGGCGCTTGCGCTTTTCTTGTTATTGGTCTAACGAATGGGAAGTTTTTGTTCTTGTTTGATAGAATTGATATAAAATCAGGGCTACCATTGAAAGGACAATCCCAGAAATATAAGGCATCCCAATGGCAATCGAGAATAGCCATCCGCCTAATGGGGGGCCGATAATCCTGCCGAGTGAATCAAAGGATGAAAGCAATCCCGTCGTCCCTCCGTGACCGGTTGTCGATTTCTTTGTCAGTAATGACGATACACTTGGGCGAATCAAACCATTTCCTATACCAAATATGGTAAGGAAAAGTGCGGCCGTACCAAACCCTTCAGTTAGGAGAATTAATCCAAACCCCGCGGCAGAAATGATGATACCGAGCTGAATGACCATACCCTCGCCAAGCTTCTTAGTCAATCTGCCGACTAATCCGCCTTGTACGATGGCACCAGCAAGTCCCATGATCATGAAAATATAACCTAATTCCACTGAGCCCAGCCCCGCTTTTTCAGCAGCAAAATAAGCAAATGTTGCTTCCAGTCCGGCCAAAGAAAGTGAAACAAACAATTGAAGTAAGAACAGCATGGAAAGTGGTCCATTTAATGCTTTCAGTAATGAATTTTTCTCCTTCTCCTGACTGCTGCGCTGTTCAGCTGAAAGCGATTCTTTCAATACAAAAGTCACGAATAAGAACGTAACCAGTGATGTCGCTCCAGCAAGATAAAAAGGTGTACTCAGGCTTGATTGTGAGAAAACACCGCCGATTGCCGGACCGAAAATGAATCCAAGTCCAACTGACGCGCCGATGATGCCCATGCCTTTACTGCGGTCTTCTTCGGATGTGATATCTGCAACATAGGCTATGACAGTTGGCATATTAGCCGATGACAAAAAACCTCCGATAATCCTTGCTGCAAACAGCATCCAAAGCTCTGTGGAAAGTGCCATCAAGAAGAAGGATAGGGACAGTCCCAGTATACCGATCATGATGACAGGCTTCCTGCCAATTTTGTCGGAGATACGGCCCCACATTGGAGCGAATAAAAATTGCATCAAGGAATAGACCGCCATCAATAAACCTAATTGTGTTGGTGTTGCACCGATTTCTTCTGCGTAAAATGGGATGACGGGAATGATGATTCCAAAGCCGACCATCACGAGAAACATAACTAAAAATAAAATAGGCAAAGCCTTTTTAGTGTCCATCTTTATCTTCACTCCATTATTTCAACAGTATCATTGCTGTTTGTACACAATAATAAAAATTATATCAGAAACCCCTAAGGTATAGCGAAAATAACTTTTCGATAGTGGAAAGTTTCTTTCCAACAATCTACGGGCTTAGCATTTGGCTTTTTGAGTCATATAATACAAAAGTTCGATTATTGCAGGAAGATTATTTAATTCCTTCAAGGCTTAAGCAAAGAATTCAACTAAAACCTCTACTACAGTGTTATGTCTATTAAAGTATGAATAAGAGGAAACTAGCAATGGGGTTTACCTTTCTTTGAGTCTGTCGATAAACTTCTGTAAAATGAAATTAAGAATCTTTTATGAAAAGGTGTAATGATGAAAAAATATGTAGTCATTGGGGCAGGAATACTAGGGGCCTCCACTGCTTATCACTTAGCGAAGGAAGGAAAATGTGTAACGGTCATTGACCGTGAAGAACCAGGACAAGCGACGGATGCTGCAGCTGGAATCATTTGTCCCTGGCTGACTCAGCGCAGGAATAAGGCATGGTATTTCCTCGCAAAGAATGGGGCGGCTTTTTACCCGTCACTGATTAAGCAACTTGAAGAGGACGGCGAGAAGGAAACAGGTTATCAGCGTGTAGGAGCCATCAGCCTCCATCATGATCAGGGAAAATTGTTAAAAATGGAAGAAAGAGCGACTGTGAGGCGTGAAGATGCTCCGGAAATCGGAGCCATCAGCCAGTTGAATCAGCGCGAAACAAATGAACTTTTCCCGCCATTATCAGAAGAGTATGCCTCTGTGCATGTAAGCGGTGGTGCACGGGTAAATGGACGCTTGCTGCGATTGGCTCTTCTGAATGCAGCGCAAAAACAAGGAGCTTCACTGGTTAACGGAAATGCCCAATTAGAGTGCGCTGGCGGAAAAGTAACAGGTGTTAAAGTAGGAGATATAAGTTATGAAGCTGACAGCACGATCATAACCGCAGGGGCATGGGCACCTGAGTTGCTGAAACCGCTTGGAATGCAACTCAGCATCTCCCCCTCAAAAAGCGCAAATCATCCATCTGGAGCTTGAGAATACAGAGACTGGCAGCTGGCCAGTCGTCATGCCGCCCAACAACCAGTACATTCTTGCGTTCGATGGAGGAAAAGTTGTCATCGGAGCAACACATGAGGATGAGAAGGGGTTTGACTCCCGCCCAACTCTTGGGGGCATGCATGAAATCATCGATAAAGGTTTATCGGTAGCACCAGGACTGGCCAATGCAACCTACATCGAAACAAAAGTGGGATTCCGACCGGTAGCACCGAACTTCCTCCCAATTATTGGTACCGTTCCAGGTTTTGATAACCTATACATGGCAAATGGATTGGGCTCATCGGGTCTCACAGTCGGACCATATCTTGGGACCCAGCTCGCCAAACTGGCAGCAGGCGAAGACATCGAACTAGACCTCGACCAGTACGATGTCTCAGGAGCCATCAGCGATTATATTTCCTAGGCAATGAGAAAAGCAAGCAGAAGAACCTTTGAAAGAAGGTGCTTTGCTTGCTTTTTGTGTATAGGAGTGACTTTGCAAAAAATATTCATAGACAGGCAAATAAATCGCTTCATAGCGGGTATAACACTAAGGACATCCATTATTGATTGTTAACAGTGTTTAATATATAGCAGGAAGGAGCAAACATGATGCAGTGGAAAGGCAGACGAGCGAGCAGCAATGTGGAAGATAGAAGAGGGATGGGTGGCGGAGGCATTCTCATGGGCGGCGGCCTTGGCGGCATCATCCTATTAGTGATCATGACATTCCTTGGCGGAGGCGATATGGGAGACGTCGTCAATAATATGACAAATGGCGGCAACCAGTCGCCTGCACCTTATGAGCAGTCAGCCGAGGAAGAGGAACTTGCCCAATTTGTTTCAGTGGTCCTTGCTGATACAGAGGAAGTATGGTCCAAGGTATTTGCAGAGGAAGGATTGGAGTATCAAGAGCCTACTCTTGTTTTATACTCTGGAAGCGTACAGTCTGCGTGTGGAATGGCAGGCTCGCAGGTAGGCCCGTTTTATTGCCCGGGTGACCAAAAGCTTTATATTGACCTCAGCTTTTATGATGAACTTCAAACAAAGTTCCAGGCACCTGGTGATTTTGCGATGGCTTATGTTGTAGCCCATGAGGTTGGTCACCATGTCCAGACATTACTGGGAACGACCGATAAATTGAATTCTCTTAGAGGCCGTTTGGATCAGACAGAATTCAATAAGTATCAAGTTCGTTTTGAGCTTCAAGCCGATTATCTAGCAGGCGTGTGGGCTCACCATGCACAGGGAATGGGCGTCGTGGAAGAAGGGGACCTTGAGGAAGCGTTGAATGCTGCAAGTGCGGTCGGGGATGACACCATCCAGAAGCGGTCTCAGGGCTATGTCGTTCCAGAAAGTTTCACACACGGCACGTCAGAACAGAGGAAAAGCTGGTTCAAAAAAGGCTATAAAGCTGGCAACCTGAAACAAGGCGATACGTTTAACACTAGAGATTTTTAGGTAGAGATAAGCATAGACCTTTTTTGGTCGATGCCATCAAGTGAAAAGTTGTGGGTGGCACTTAACTTTTAGAAGTACATTGCTCAGTTGAGTAACGAACCTGATAAAAGAAAGGAGCGGATTCCACAATGGAAACGCAAGTAAGATCATTTTTTGCACAGGACACAGGTGACATCCCCAATAACCCGACTTTGCCGGTCATTGTCTATCAAGGTGTTTTTGACGATAACTTAAGCATGGAGGAACAATTCGAGCAGCATAATTGGACAGGCACATGGACTGGAGATATTTACGATTATCATCATTACCATACAAACACCCATGAAGTCCTTGGTGTTAAGTCCGGCAGCGCAACCGTGCAAATTGGCGGAGATGCCGGAGAACGTCTGGAGCTTAAAGCAGGGGATGTTGTAGTCCTGCCGGCAGGAACCGGCCACAAGAAAATCGACAGCAGCCAGGATTTCCGAGTTGTAGGAGCATATCCCAATGGCCGAAATCCGGATTTGAAGGAAGAAGATCCTGGTGTCAGGGCCCAAGCATTATCTCAAATCAAGAACGTTCCTATTCCGGAAACGGATCCGGTGTATGGGGAGACAGGTCCACTTCTTCATAAGTGGGTAAAATAATAGAATGGCACGCAGCAGCTTGTGGAAAACACCAATTTGCTGCGTGTTTTTTTTATTTTTATATATACCCTTATAGGTATATAATAGGAATTAAGATTCATTGTCGCTAATCTTACGGACAAAATAAA belongs to Mesobacillus subterraneus and includes:
- a CDS encoding MFS transporter; this translates as MDTKKALPILFLVMFLVMVGFGIIIPVIPFYAEEIGATPTQLGLLMAVYSLMQFLFAPMWGRISDKIGRKPVIMIGILGLSLSFFLMALSTELWMLFAARIIGGFLSSANMPTVIAYVADITSEEDRSKGMGIIGASVGLGFIFGPAIGGVFSQSSLSTPFYLAGATSLVTFLFVTFVLKESLSAEQRSSQEKEKNSLLKALNGPLSMLFLLQLFVSLSLAGLEATFAYFAAEKAGLGSVELGYIFMIMGLAGAIVQGGLVGRLTKKLGEGMVIQLGIIISAAGFGLILLTEGFGTAALFLTIFGIGNGLIRPSVSSLLTKKSTTGHGGTTGLLSSFDSLGRIIGPPLGGWLFSIAIGMPYISGIVLSMVALILYQFYQTRTKTSHSLDQ
- the ypfJ gene encoding KPN_02809 family neutral zinc metallopeptidase; this encodes MQWKGRRASSNVEDRRGMGGGGILMGGGLGGIILLVIMTFLGGGDMGDVVNNMTNGGNQSPAPYEQSAEEEELAQFVSVVLADTEEVWSKVFAEEGLEYQEPTLVLYSGSVQSACGMAGSQVGPFYCPGDQKLYIDLSFYDELQTKFQAPGDFAMAYVVAHEVGHHVQTLLGTTDKLNSLRGRLDQTEFNKYQVRFELQADYLAGVWAHHAQGMGVVEEGDLEEALNAASAVGDDTIQKRSQGYVVPESFTHGTSEQRKSWFKKGYKAGNLKQGDTFNTRDF
- a CDS encoding cupin domain-containing protein; this translates as METQVRSFFAQDTGDIPNNPTLPVIVYQGVFDDNLSMEEQFEQHNWTGTWTGDIYDYHHYHTNTHEVLGVKSGSATVQIGGDAGERLELKAGDVVVLPAGTGHKKIDSSQDFRVVGAYPNGRNPDLKEEDPGVRAQALSQIKNVPIPETDPVYGETGPLLHKWVK